A genomic region of Polyangiaceae bacterium contains the following coding sequences:
- a CDS encoding acyltransferase: protein MLASLERPTPHAGKTLPQLDALRGVAILAVFTQHLGDRFLPLVRSAIETHVPASIAAWILTILHHAWWGVDLFFVLSGFSLALSWFRSGGQSARTFFIRRAARILPAYYVALAVTLLFHRSIILQKDFAAALFMHALVLQGYFPIGGIVFIGATWSLTTEISFYILFPWLARLVSSPKRHLVLGACALVLTTWLVRSILHDWSLEPGLFAGMLEATQRRWIVSRLDQFLLGALAARVFVLLEHSSRAARLAPLALGMCFPALIAAFRLEGAYYFELGGSHPYALLSLVTTAIVLSACLCRGRLVGAIAPRPLVFTGIVSYGVFLYHQLALGLCDFEPLAPPSWTNLARTSILALGLSLLVGYASWIFIEKPMMKRMAVTTSPPPAPVRVSTPLSE from the coding sequence ATGCTTGCTTCCCTCGAGCGCCCTACGCCGCACGCCGGAAAAACACTGCCACAGCTCGATGCCCTGCGCGGTGTCGCCATCCTCGCCGTCTTCACCCAGCACCTTGGCGATCGCTTCCTGCCTCTCGTGCGAAGCGCCATCGAAACGCATGTCCCTGCATCCATCGCAGCGTGGATCCTGACGATTCTCCACCACGCATGGTGGGGCGTGGACTTGTTCTTCGTGCTCTCGGGTTTTTCCTTGGCGCTTTCATGGTTTCGCAGCGGAGGACAATCGGCGCGCACATTTTTCATTCGCCGCGCTGCACGCATTTTGCCGGCGTATTACGTGGCGCTTGCGGTGACGCTGCTTTTTCATCGTTCGATCATTCTGCAAAAAGATTTCGCCGCCGCGCTCTTCATGCATGCGTTGGTCCTCCAAGGATATTTTCCCATTGGCGGGATCGTATTCATTGGCGCCACGTGGTCGCTCACGACCGAAATTTCATTTTATATTTTATTTCCGTGGCTTGCGCGCCTCGTTTCATCACCCAAACGGCATCTCGTCCTGGGCGCATGTGCGCTCGTCTTGACGACGTGGCTGGTCCGATCGATCCTTCACGACTGGTCGCTGGAACCGGGGCTTTTTGCGGGCATGCTGGAAGCTACGCAAAGACGCTGGATCGTGAGTCGTCTCGATCAATTTCTGCTCGGAGCGCTCGCAGCTCGCGTGTTTGTCCTGCTCGAGCATTCATCGCGCGCCGCACGTTTGGCTCCGCTCGCGCTTGGAATGTGTTTTCCAGCCTTGATCGCAGCGTTCAGGCTCGAGGGAGCGTATTATTTCGAGCTTGGAGGAAGTCATCCATACGCGCTTTTGTCGCTCGTCACGACGGCGATCGTGCTTTCAGCATGTCTTTGTCGCGGGCGCCTGGTCGGCGCGATTGCGCCAAGACCGCTCGTTTTTACGGGTATCGTGAGTTACGGGGTATTTTTGTATCATCAGCTCGCGCTGGGGTTATGCGACTTCGAGCCTTTGGCGCCGCCTTCCTGGACAAACCTCGCGCGCACGTCGATTCTTGCATTGGGGTTGTCGCTTTTGGTGGGTTACGCTTCGTGGATTTTCATCGAAAAGCCGATGATGAAGCGGATGGCAGTTACGACGTCCCCTCCACCTGCGCCCGTCCGTGTTTCGACACCACTTTCCGAATGA
- a CDS encoding PAS domain-containing protein, which produces MSSSGASDQHLVVLNAALRVAARHPSLLAPVAFKELFDALSSHLPIAGLVALIPDGEGYQRIYVDMSDKLSPSPIGSGSRIPQMAVIDESIYIEGRPFVCNDTRVGNEVHRIAAASGFLSYVLVPIKSADGKRTVGELAYLFREVGEALRAPLELLVAVCEVVGLSFERAVRFARDRRLAMILDTSSDAMLAWDDQGRVTDANAAASALTGFPREELLGRDIGTLLEPRPDRVKGLPAPDARIVLLARGVDGEEYRLPAAATITAVEDDPLVACHALIRDLTAWEMREREVVLHLARIHELEEQHRTLLDNAPLIIFRLDPRTHELVYLNHCAERLLGVPLDEALATTGFLRALHDAEGALAYDEALSQACAGLCSLPYEARLSRREGVPITARGTIYPLLGKAGNVVAIEGLFMDVSAEHAARTRLIQADRLSTLGTLAAGVAHEINNPAAFILLGIDMLGRMLDGSDAALGADISKDVHDLLTELRDSTRRIVDIVRDLRMFARAPGGTRRIAVDVNRTVESALTLTRGQIVERAEVVRDLADVPNVLIDEGRLGQVLVNLLVNAAQAIPRASRGEAKVFVSTRSHDGRVVEIEIRDTGVGIPPDIQQRIWDPFFTTKDPGAGTGLGLSISREIIERSGGRLYVESPVPGTDPPGGSRFIVELPASSSLLSPLPPMPTWPPRSIGGPARVLVIEDEVLLARALAAEIGRVHVVQVAANAKEALDILASKLFDVILCDVRMPGLSGAALFEMVKQNKPHVAIRFVFMTGVGFGADFERFLSESGRPILEKPFSVEDALSIIRKVVSKHGRAQVEGTS; this is translated from the coding sequence CTCCGTCCCCCATTGGGTCGGGAAGTCGCATTCCGCAGATGGCGGTCATCGACGAGAGCATTTATATCGAAGGACGTCCCTTCGTGTGCAACGACACGCGCGTGGGCAATGAAGTACATCGGATTGCGGCGGCTTCTGGGTTTCTTTCCTATGTGCTCGTACCCATCAAGTCGGCCGACGGAAAGCGTACGGTCGGCGAATTGGCGTATTTGTTTCGCGAAGTGGGCGAGGCACTGCGTGCGCCGCTCGAGTTGCTCGTCGCCGTATGTGAAGTCGTGGGGCTGAGTTTCGAGCGAGCCGTGCGTTTTGCGCGCGATCGTCGGTTGGCAATGATTCTCGACACGTCCAGTGATGCGATGCTGGCCTGGGATGACCAAGGTCGCGTGACGGATGCGAATGCGGCTGCGAGCGCCCTGACGGGGTTCCCTCGCGAAGAATTGCTTGGCCGTGACATCGGAACGCTGCTCGAACCGCGACCCGACAGGGTGAAGGGATTGCCGGCGCCGGATGCACGCATCGTGCTTCTGGCGCGCGGAGTCGATGGGGAAGAATATCGATTGCCCGCGGCAGCGACGATTACCGCGGTCGAGGACGATCCACTCGTCGCATGTCACGCCCTCATTCGAGACTTGACGGCGTGGGAAATGCGTGAACGCGAGGTGGTGCTGCATTTGGCGCGTATTCACGAGCTGGAAGAGCAACATCGTACCCTTCTCGACAATGCGCCGCTCATTATTTTCCGGCTCGATCCGAGAACGCACGAGCTCGTGTATTTGAACCACTGTGCAGAGCGGCTTCTTGGCGTGCCGCTCGACGAAGCGCTTGCAACGACGGGATTTTTGCGAGCTTTGCACGATGCCGAAGGCGCATTGGCGTACGACGAGGCGCTTTCACAAGCGTGCGCAGGGCTTTGCTCGTTGCCTTATGAAGCTCGTCTGTCGCGTCGCGAAGGTGTGCCCATTACGGCACGCGGCACCATATATCCGCTCCTCGGGAAAGCCGGCAATGTGGTGGCCATCGAGGGATTGTTCATGGACGTGAGTGCCGAGCATGCGGCTCGCACGCGTCTGATTCAAGCCGATCGCTTGTCCACGCTCGGAACGCTCGCGGCAGGCGTCGCGCATGAAATCAACAATCCCGCGGCATTCATTCTGCTCGGAATCGACATGCTGGGGCGCATGCTCGACGGCTCCGACGCGGCGCTTGGTGCCGACATATCGAAAGACGTGCACGACCTCCTTACGGAATTGCGCGATTCGACGCGGCGAATCGTCGACATCGTACGCGACTTGCGCATGTTCGCGCGTGCCCCCGGAGGCACGCGCCGCATTGCAGTCGATGTCAATCGTACCGTCGAAAGCGCACTTACGCTCACGCGTGGCCAAATTGTCGAGCGAGCCGAAGTCGTGCGTGATTTGGCGGATGTGCCAAACGTGCTCATCGACGAGGGGCGACTGGGGCAGGTGCTCGTCAACTTACTCGTCAATGCGGCGCAGGCGATCCCGCGCGCATCGCGAGGTGAGGCGAAGGTTTTCGTATCGACGAGAAGTCACGATGGGCGCGTGGTGGAAATCGAAATTCGTGACACGGGCGTCGGGATTCCGCCGGACATTCAGCAGCGCATTTGGGATCCGTTTTTCACGACGAAGGATCCTGGAGCGGGAACGGGTTTGGGGCTATCGATTAGCCGAGAGATCATCGAGCGCAGTGGCGGACGGCTGTACGTGGAAAGCCCTGTGCCGGGCACGGATCCGCCGGGAGGCTCGCGATTCATCGTCGAATTGCCGGCGTCGTCGTCGTTATTGTCACCGCTACCTCCGATGCCGACGTGGCCGCCGCGATCGATTGGAGGACCTGCGCGCGTGCTCGTGATCGAGGACGAAGTGCTTTTGGCGCGGGCACTTGCAGCCGAGATTGGTCGAGTGCACGTCGTGCAGGTCGCGGCGAATGCAAAAGAGGCGCTCGACATATTGGCGTCGAAGCTGTTCGACGTGATCCTTTGCGACGTGCGCATGCCGGGGCTGAGCGGCGCGGCGCTTTTTGAAATGGTAAAGCAAAACAAACCGCACGTGGCGATTCGGTTCGTTTTCATGACTGGCGTGGGATTTGGCGCGGACTTCGAGCGGTTCTTGTCCGAGTCGGGGCGGCCAATCTTGGAAAAGCCATTTTCCGTGGAAGATGCGCTGAGCATCATTCGGAAAGTGGTGTCGAAACACGGACGGGCGCAGGTGGAGGGGACGTCGTAA